One genomic region from Bufo bufo chromosome 3, aBufBuf1.1, whole genome shotgun sequence encodes:
- the LOC120993880 gene encoding uncharacterized protein LOC120993880 has translation MENQKKHLLDLYSVVEDTVFTTNLHSKLLTHSINLHESNEQFKQELISLKERIDFHTQVYHDEVQSGMQDLREGRIPLYFVSYDIIRKMLQKVSEEKAEDIQLNLAFNMGIAIPLYIDPIKMEICFLLSIPVVSTNNVFQMKIIHNVGTWKDNIHGRIQTPDIVAYQPWKPDWLSVPILDNCVTFRDKNFQCKGDSFNYDATNALCGLEYEKHGSEKCQVTLSKIEEDKVVNAVLIQDKWLVSTRLPDMTVFSNDHVMVIMIGNRTLYPVNIEDVEEEVESIDAFQNQEITINPDLKFLLDNKPSHTVRMVTRKDNVTMDTLQYSLSDNDMLNPSVWTWGADYIWGVLT, from the exons ATGGAGAATCAGAAAAAACATTTATTGGACTTATATTCCGTTGTAGAGGATACTGTTTTTACCACCAACTTACACTCAAAGTTATTGACTCATTCAATAAATCTTCATGAGAGTAATGAACAGTTTAAACAAGAACTTATTTCCCTAAAAGAGCGTATTGACTTTCATACTCAAGTCTATCATGATGAAGTACAAAGTGGGATGCAGGACTTAAGGGAAGGACGCATTCCCCTATACTTTGTTTCTTATGATATCATTCGTAAAATGCTACAAAAAGTCAGTGAAGAGAAAGCAGAGGACATCCAACTGAACTTAGCGTTCAACATGGGGATTGCCATACCGTTGTATATTGATCCTATTAAGATGGAAATCTGTTTTCTTCTTTCAATTCCCGTTGTTTCTACAAATAATGTGTTCCAGATGAAAATAATTCATAATGTGGGCACTTGGAAAGACAATATCCACGGTAGGATTCAGACTCCTGACATTGTAGCCTACCAGCCCTGGAAACCGGACTGGCTTTCTGTCCCAATTCTGGACAATTGCGTAACATTCCGGGACAAAAATTTCCAGTGCAAAGGCGATTCTTTCAATTATGACGCAACCAACGCGTTGTGTGGTCTCGAATATGAGAAACATGGATCAGAAAAGTGCCAGGTGACCCTGTCTAAAATCGAGGAGGATAAGGTAGTGAACGCTGTTTTGATACAAGACAAATGGCTTGTTAGTACCCGTTTACCAGATATGACTGTTTTTTCAAATGATCATGTGATGGT GATTATGATTGGAAACCGTACTCTATATCCGGTTAACATAGAGGACGTTGAAGAGGAAGTGGAGAGTATTGATGCCTTCCAAAACCAAGAGATTACCATAAATCCAGATTTAAAATTTCTGCTAGACAACAAGCCTAGCCATACAGTCCGCATGGTAACCAGGAAGGATAACGTCACCATGGACACGTTACAATATTCTTTGTCGGACAATGATATGTTAAATCCCTCCGTTTGGACATGGGGGGCGGATTATATATGGGGTGTGCTGACTTAA